Proteins from a genomic interval of Rhodococcus rhodochrous:
- a CDS encoding aspartate/glutamate racemase family protein has protein sequence MKHVGILGHSWEGASLCWREVCQHSNRLGHPAHPDVTMDCISFERCMPAWERGDYEAVRAVLATSVDRLARAGCDFFVCPDNTAHLALEAPGEPLAIPGLHLIDIVADAAQRAGHRRVGILGTRFTMQGPLYPRELAARGIEAVIPTDDDQDLVHAAIFDELVHGIFRDETRASFVDLVGRLADSGCDAVALVCTEIPLLVSPDESPLPVLDSTRLSGQAALEVALGTRDLPTWHGGQFRR, from the coding sequence ATGAAACACGTCGGAATCCTGGGCCACAGCTGGGAAGGTGCCTCGCTGTGTTGGCGCGAGGTGTGTCAGCACAGCAACCGTCTCGGGCATCCGGCACATCCGGACGTCACCATGGACTGCATCTCCTTCGAGCGCTGCATGCCCGCGTGGGAGCGTGGCGACTACGAAGCGGTGCGCGCCGTGCTCGCGACCAGCGTCGATCGTCTGGCCCGGGCAGGCTGCGACTTCTTCGTGTGCCCGGACAACACCGCCCACCTTGCGCTCGAAGCCCCCGGCGAGCCACTCGCGATCCCCGGGCTGCACCTGATCGACATCGTGGCCGACGCAGCGCAGCGTGCCGGGCACCGACGCGTCGGCATCCTGGGAACGCGGTTCACCATGCAGGGCCCTCTGTATCCCCGCGAACTGGCGGCACGCGGGATCGAGGCCGTCATCCCGACCGACGACGATCAGGACCTGGTACACGCGGCGATCTTCGACGAACTGGTGCACGGCATCTTCCGGGATGAGACCCGAGCGTCCTTCGTGGACCTCGTCGGCAGACTCGCGGACTCCGGGTGCGACGCGGTCGCGCTGGTATGCACCGAAATCCCACTTCTGGTCTCCCCGGACGAATCGCCGTTGCCGGTACTGGACTCGACACGACTGTCCGGACAGGCGGCCCTCGAGGTGGCACTCGGAACGCGCGACCTGCCGACCTGGCACGGCGGACAGTTCCGGCGATAA
- a CDS encoding nitroreductase family deazaflavin-dependent oxidoreductase, translated as MTDSSFRPERAYRPSRWRHLENAVMSAFTRAGLVPHSYLLTTRGRRTGKIRRNPVLIVELYGKRWLVAPYGSVGWVHNARAAGEVELSRRRDTHRYSIREVSADEAGPVLQRYIEVASATRRYFEARRNDPVERFVAEAGHHPVFELLPPT; from the coding sequence ATGACCGACAGTTCGTTCCGTCCCGAGCGCGCCTACCGACCGAGCCGGTGGCGACACCTCGAGAACGCCGTGATGAGCGCTTTCACTCGCGCGGGGCTGGTGCCGCACTCCTACCTGTTGACCACGCGCGGCCGGCGCACCGGGAAGATCCGCCGTAACCCCGTGCTGATCGTCGAGCTGTACGGAAAACGCTGGCTGGTCGCCCCGTACGGATCGGTGGGATGGGTGCACAACGCGCGTGCCGCCGGCGAGGTCGAGCTCAGCAGGCGTCGCGACACCCACCGCTACTCGATCCGTGAGGTATCCGCGGACGAGGCCGGACCGGTGTTGCAGCGGTACATCGAGGTGGCGTCCGCCACCCGGCGGTATTTCGAGGCACGCAGGAACGACCCGGTGGAACGATTCGTCGCAGAGGCCGGTCACCATCCGGTCTTCGAACTGCTGCCACCGACGTAG
- a CDS encoding LysM peptidoglycan-binding domain-containing protein: protein MVTKYDVVAGDTLSKLAQRFYGDATLFPVIAVPNGITDPNEITVGQELLIPYITRRHTVASGETLSGLAQHFYGDGTLFPVLAAANHIADPNVVQVGRSLLIPELGDVGHHTVVAGETLSELARRWYGEAQLYPVISFPNHITHPDHVEVGRVLIRPGLNYRHTVVPGDTLRALAEDHYGNAEMFAMIAAANHIGDPNRITVGQVLFFPNLTDF from the coding sequence ATGGTTACGAAATACGACGTGGTCGCAGGCGACACCCTCTCGAAGCTGGCGCAGAGGTTCTACGGTGACGCGACGCTGTTCCCCGTCATCGCTGTTCCGAACGGCATCACCGATCCGAACGAGATCACTGTCGGTCAGGAGCTGCTCATCCCGTACATCACCAGACGGCATACCGTCGCGTCCGGCGAGACACTGTCGGGATTGGCGCAACACTTCTACGGCGACGGGACCCTGTTCCCGGTGCTCGCGGCGGCCAACCACATCGCCGACCCGAATGTCGTTCAGGTCGGCCGCTCGCTGCTGATTCCCGAACTCGGGGACGTGGGGCACCACACTGTGGTCGCCGGCGAGACCCTTTCGGAGCTTGCACGCCGCTGGTACGGCGAGGCGCAGCTGTATCCGGTGATCTCGTTCCCGAACCACATCACCCACCCCGACCACGTCGAGGTCGGCCGCGTGCTGATTCGTCCGGGGCTCAACTACCGGCACACCGTCGTCCCCGGCGATACCCTGCGGGCTCTGGCGGAGGACCACTACGGGAACGCGGAGATGTTCGCGATGATCGCGGCTGCCAACCACATCGGCGATCCGAACAGGATCACCGTCGGGCAGGTGTTGTTCTTCCCGAACCTCACCGACTTCTGA
- a CDS encoding carboxymuconolactone decarboxylase family protein: protein MAHVNLGKQHPAAYKSVLALNKEVEEAVAQAGLDPKLAELVKIRTSQLNGCAFCLRMHTRDALERGETTDRLAVLAAWWESQYFTDQERAALALAEEVTHPMEAGRHEWDNGSLNDEQVSAVTWLAIVMNAWNRIAVRSHYPVAP from the coding sequence ATGGCGCACGTCAATCTCGGTAAGCAGCACCCGGCCGCCTACAAGAGCGTGCTGGCATTGAACAAGGAGGTCGAGGAGGCCGTCGCACAGGCCGGCCTCGATCCGAAACTTGCCGAACTGGTGAAGATCCGCACGTCGCAACTCAACGGGTGCGCATTCTGCCTGCGCATGCACACGCGGGACGCGCTGGAGAGGGGTGAGACCACCGATCGCCTCGCCGTCCTCGCGGCCTGGTGGGAGTCGCAGTATTTCACCGACCAGGAGCGGGCCGCGCTCGCGCTGGCCGAAGAAGTCACTCACCCCATGGAGGCCGGTCGGCACGAGTGGGACAACGGTTCACTCAACGACGAGCAGGTCTCTGCGGTCACATGGCTTGCGATCGTCATGAACGCGTGGAACCGCATCGCGGTCCGGAGCCACTACCCCGTCGCCCCGTAA
- a CDS encoding winged helix-turn-helix transcriptional regulator, whose translation MSTDRLPEADVFARECPSRPVLQSITGRWGVLVLAALVDDTRRFSELRRRVDGVSERMLSQTLQTLERDGLIHRAVLGTIPPHVEYSLTALGRRITAPLLTLIDVVEESMPEIVAAQDEYDRSH comes from the coding sequence ATGAGCACCGATCGCCTCCCCGAAGCCGACGTCTTCGCGCGCGAGTGCCCGTCACGTCCGGTGCTGCAGAGCATCACCGGACGCTGGGGCGTGCTGGTGCTGGCGGCGCTCGTCGACGACACGCGCCGGTTCTCGGAACTGCGCCGCCGGGTCGACGGCGTGAGCGAACGCATGCTGTCGCAGACCCTGCAGACCCTCGAACGCGACGGTCTGATCCACCGCGCCGTGCTGGGGACGATCCCTCCGCACGTCGAGTACTCGCTCACCGCCCTCGGACGCCGCATCACCGCGCCCCTGCTGACGCTCATCGACGTCGTGGAGGAGTCGATGCCCGAGATCGTCGCCGCGCAGGACGAGTACGACCGCAGCCACTGA
- a CDS encoding NmrA family NAD(P)-binding protein has protein sequence MTIAVTGAAGHLGRLTITALRARGVAAGDIVAVVRDAAKAADLAADGVQVRVADYADADALRDALAGVDKLLLVSGSEVGQRLPQHTNIIDAAEATGVAFIAYTSILHAATSPLILAGEHKATEELLAASGIDHALLRNGWYWENYDSSVAAAAASGALFGSAGAGRVAGAARKDFAEAAAAVLTTEGHAGAVYELGGERLTYTELAEVLSGIVGVPVAYKDLPKEEYAKILENAGVPAQFAAVLADSDAGIAVGALDTDSGDLERLIGRPATPAAEAIGA, from the coding sequence ATGACCATCGCTGTCACCGGAGCCGCCGGTCACCTCGGCCGCCTGACCATCACCGCTCTCCGCGCCCGCGGAGTCGCCGCCGGCGACATCGTCGCCGTCGTGCGCGACGCGGCGAAGGCCGCAGATCTGGCCGCCGACGGAGTGCAGGTCCGTGTTGCGGACTACGCCGATGCGGATGCCCTGCGCGACGCGCTGGCCGGTGTCGACAAGCTGCTCCTCGTCTCCGGCAGCGAAGTAGGGCAGCGACTGCCCCAGCACACCAACATCATCGACGCCGCCGAGGCCACCGGCGTCGCGTTCATCGCCTACACCTCGATCCTGCACGCAGCGACGAGTCCGCTGATCCTCGCCGGTGAACACAAGGCCACCGAGGAACTGCTCGCGGCTTCCGGCATCGACCACGCCCTGCTGCGCAACGGCTGGTACTGGGAGAACTACGACAGCTCGGTCGCCGCGGCTGCTGCCTCCGGTGCGCTGTTCGGTTCGGCCGGGGCCGGCCGCGTCGCCGGGGCGGCCCGCAAGGACTTCGCCGAAGCGGCCGCCGCGGTCCTCACGACCGAGGGACACGCCGGTGCCGTCTACGAACTCGGTGGCGAGCGACTGACCTACACCGAACTGGCGGAGGTCCTCTCCGGCATCGTCGGCGTGCCCGTCGCCTACAAGGATCTGCCGAAGGAGGAGTACGCGAAGATCCTCGAGAACGCCGGTGTGCCCGCACAGTTCGCCGCCGTGCTCGCCGACTCCGACGCGGGCATCGCCGTCGGCGCGCTCGACACCGACAGCGGAGATCTCGAACGCCTCATCGGACGCCCCGCCACGCCGGCAGCCGAAGCGATCGGTGCCTGA
- the pepN gene encoding aminopeptidase N, with translation MSSANLTRAETAARARALDVHSYRVELDLRGAVDARRTGFPTVTTLEFTASTDEAWLDFIGDSVESVTINGELVPVVYDGARITIGGLKEINVVTVVATGRYSRSGEGLHRFVDPVDGETYLYTQYEPADARRVFACFEQPDLKAPFTFVVTAPRRWQVLSNEAAERTVQRDDTQTVTFAPTQPISTYITAIVAGPYHRVDASWSRDELTVPLGVLCRASLAEHLDADEIVEVTRQGMDFYAEHFDYPYPFGKYDQVFVPEYNLGAMENPGCVTFTEAYVFRGAATAAQHQGRANTILHEMAHMWFGDLVTMKWWDDLWLKESFADFMGAFTSAEATKFTDAWVAFANRRKAWAYLQDQLPTTHPIVADIVDLEAAKLNFDGITYAKGASVLKQLVAYVGRDAFFEGARRYFRKHAFGNTTLDDLLVELSSTSGRDLSSWAQAWLQTTGVSTLHLEETGTGYEIVQSDPRPHRLAVGCYDSDDSGDLVRTHRVEVDLADERTPVDLPEAALVLLNDDDLTYAKIRLDARSLDTVEATLDRVREPLARGLLWSALWNATRDGELAVDRYLSMAARFAPHEADIALLTAVLANAAQAVEHYVPDSVRTDARRGWLDAVWDGMHGAAPGSDAQLAFARAVGVAASVDDRHAADLRAILCGNVAPPEGLRLDPDLRWSWWAALTTTGDADEADLDEELRNDDTASGRTAHLRALASRPRAEVKAHAWATILADHTLTNDHLDATIAGFRAGARRDLISAYDTDYFAVLRETWTSRSIEIARRIVVGLFPAADSLEPVDTWLEAHTDAPAALRRLVIEQRDHLARDLRVQRINTP, from the coding sequence GTGAGCTCCGCGAATCTGACCCGTGCCGAAACCGCCGCGCGCGCCCGCGCACTCGACGTGCACTCCTACCGCGTCGAACTCGACCTGCGGGGTGCCGTCGATGCCCGCCGCACCGGATTCCCCACGGTCACGACGCTCGAATTCACCGCCTCCACCGACGAGGCCTGGCTCGACTTCATCGGCGACTCCGTCGAGTCGGTGACGATCAACGGCGAGCTCGTGCCTGTCGTCTACGACGGCGCGCGGATCACGATCGGCGGTCTGAAGGAGATCAACGTCGTCACCGTCGTCGCGACCGGCCGGTACAGCCGGTCGGGGGAGGGGCTGCACCGCTTCGTCGATCCCGTCGACGGCGAAACCTATCTCTACACCCAGTACGAACCGGCCGACGCGCGTCGCGTGTTCGCGTGCTTCGAACAGCCGGATCTCAAGGCGCCGTTCACCTTCGTGGTCACCGCGCCGCGCCGCTGGCAGGTACTGTCGAACGAGGCCGCCGAGCGCACGGTGCAGCGCGACGACACGCAGACCGTGACGTTCGCGCCGACCCAGCCGATCTCCACCTACATCACCGCGATCGTCGCCGGTCCGTACCACCGGGTGGACGCGTCGTGGAGCCGCGACGAGCTGACGGTGCCGCTGGGGGTGCTGTGCCGCGCCTCGCTCGCCGAGCACCTCGACGCCGACGAGATCGTCGAGGTCACCCGGCAGGGCATGGACTTCTACGCCGAGCACTTCGACTATCCGTATCCGTTCGGCAAGTACGACCAGGTGTTCGTGCCCGAATACAACCTCGGCGCGATGGAGAACCCCGGCTGCGTCACCTTCACCGAGGCCTACGTCTTCCGTGGTGCCGCCACCGCCGCCCAGCACCAGGGTCGAGCCAACACGATCCTCCACGAGATGGCCCACATGTGGTTCGGCGATCTCGTGACCATGAAGTGGTGGGACGACCTGTGGCTGAAGGAGTCGTTCGCCGACTTCATGGGCGCCTTCACCAGCGCCGAGGCCACCAAGTTCACCGACGCGTGGGTGGCCTTCGCGAACCGCCGCAAGGCCTGGGCGTATCTGCAGGACCAGCTGCCGACGACACATCCGATCGTCGCCGACATCGTCGACCTCGAGGCCGCGAAGCTGAACTTCGACGGCATCACCTACGCAAAGGGCGCGAGCGTGCTCAAGCAGCTCGTCGCCTATGTCGGCCGCGACGCCTTCTTCGAGGGGGCCCGCCGGTACTTCCGCAAGCACGCCTTCGGCAACACCACCCTCGACGATCTGCTCGTCGAACTGTCGAGCACCTCCGGCCGCGACCTGTCGTCCTGGGCGCAGGCGTGGTTGCAGACCACCGGGGTGTCGACCCTGCACCTCGAGGAGACCGGGACCGGGTACGAGATCGTCCAGAGCGATCCGCGCCCGCACCGCCTCGCCGTCGGTTGCTACGACTCCGACGACTCCGGCGACCTCGTCCGCACCCACCGCGTCGAGGTCGACCTCGCCGACGAACGCACCCCCGTCGACCTGCCCGAGGCGGCGCTGGTGCTGCTCAACGACGACGACCTCACCTACGCGAAGATCCGTCTCGACGCCCGGTCGCTCGACACCGTCGAGGCCACCCTGGACCGCGTCCGGGAACCGCTCGCGCGCGGCCTGCTGTGGTCGGCGCTGTGGAACGCGACCCGCGACGGGGAACTCGCCGTCGACCGCTATCTGTCCATGGCCGCGCGATTCGCCCCGCACGAGGCCGACATCGCGCTGCTCACCGCCGTGCTCGCCAACGCGGCCCAGGCCGTCGAACACTATGTGCCCGACTCGGTGCGCACCGACGCGCGGCGTGGCTGGCTCGACGCGGTCTGGGACGGGATGCACGGTGCCGCACCCGGCAGCGACGCCCAGCTGGCGTTCGCTCGCGCCGTCGGTGTCGCGGCGAGCGTCGACGACCGGCACGCCGCCGACCTGCGAGCGATCCTGTGCGGCAACGTCGCACCGCCGGAGGGCCTACGTCTCGACCCCGACCTGCGGTGGAGCTGGTGGGCGGCGCTGACCACCACCGGCGACGCCGACGAGGCCGACCTCGACGAGGAACTGCGCAACGACGACACCGCCTCGGGACGCACCGCGCACCTGCGCGCACTCGCCTCCCGCCCCCGCGCCGAGGTCAAGGCGCACGCGTGGGCGACGATCCTCGCCGACCACACCCTCACCAACGACCACCTCGACGCGACCATCGCCGGGTTCCGCGCCGGGGCGCGCCGCGACCTGATCTCCGCCTACGACACCGACTACTTCGCGGTGCTCCGCGAGACCTGGACGAGCCGCAGCATCGAGATCGCCCGCCGGATCGTCGTCGGGTTGTTTCCCGCGGCCGACAGTCTCGAACCCGTCGACACCTGGCTCGAGGCCCACACCGACGCTCCGGCCGCGCTGCGGCGCCTGGTGATCGAACAACGCGACCATCTCGCCCGCGACCTGCGTGTCCAGAGGATCAACACGCCGTGA
- a CDS encoding tyrosine-type recombinase/integrase has protein sequence MTSPDLPRPEVPAVPDTVATAMRRLREKATSENTRAAQIGDWTIFTRWCERTGHSPMPATAEQLSWFLTEKAAEVRPDGRWAYAPSTLSRWVSTINKMHALADLPKPGGHESVRDLLRGIRRDRATPPARRTPLLTDDIRTILTAMRAEAADGGWAERVAERRDAALLLMGLAGALRRSELTGLVVTDVAPHRADGLYVRVRRSKTDRSARGRTVTLPYGSDPHTCPVCAYRRWREVLDAWDESGREAVVDLLGNATADPAEHCCRGLAAGRTQDGDRPLFRPVHHSGTVGTSALSGQSVHSMIQRRARRAGFSDDLVATLGGHSLRAGFVTQAVRGGATTQTIMTQTGHADERMVALYSRHHAGLVGNAVTQLGL, from the coding sequence GTGACCAGCCCGGATCTGCCCCGTCCCGAGGTGCCCGCGGTACCGGACACGGTCGCCACCGCGATGCGGCGACTGCGGGAGAAGGCGACCTCGGAGAACACCCGCGCCGCCCAGATCGGCGACTGGACGATCTTCACCCGCTGGTGCGAACGCACCGGGCACAGTCCGATGCCGGCCACCGCCGAGCAACTGAGCTGGTTCCTCACCGAGAAGGCCGCCGAAGTGCGCCCCGACGGACGCTGGGCGTACGCGCCGTCGACGCTGTCGCGGTGGGTGTCGACCATCAACAAGATGCACGCCCTGGCAGACCTGCCGAAACCCGGTGGGCACGAATCGGTTCGGGATCTGCTGCGTGGCATCCGACGCGACCGGGCCACCCCGCCGGCGCGGCGCACCCCGCTGCTCACCGACGACATCCGCACCATCCTCACCGCGATGCGCGCCGAGGCCGCCGACGGCGGGTGGGCCGAACGCGTCGCCGAACGTCGCGACGCCGCGCTGCTGCTCATGGGACTGGCCGGGGCGCTGCGCCGCTCCGAGCTCACCGGGCTCGTCGTCACCGACGTCGCCCCGCACCGCGCCGACGGGCTCTACGTGAGGGTCCGCCGGTCCAAGACCGACCGCAGCGCCCGCGGCCGCACCGTCACCCTGCCGTACGGGTCCGATCCGCACACCTGCCCGGTGTGCGCCTATCGACGCTGGCGGGAGGTGCTCGACGCCTGGGACGAGTCCGGACGCGAGGCCGTCGTCGACCTGCTCGGCAACGCCACCGCCGACCCGGCCGAGCACTGCTGCCGCGGTCTGGCGGCCGGGCGCACGCAGGACGGCGATCGGCCCCTGTTCCGGCCGGTGCACCACAGCGGCACGGTGGGGACGAGCGCGCTGTCGGGGCAGTCCGTGCACTCGATGATCCAGCGCCGCGCCCGCCGCGCCGGGTTCAGCGACGACCTCGTCGCCACCCTCGGCGGGCACAGCCTGCGGGCCGGGTTCGTCACCCAGGCGGTGCGCGGCGGCGCGACCACGCAGACGATCATGACGCAGACCGGGCACGCGGACGAACGGATGGTCGCGCTGTACAGCCGCCACCACGCCGGTCTCGTCGGCAACGCGGTCACCCAGCTCGGCCTGTGA
- a CDS encoding DNA alkylation repair protein: MAQTTTDAPTVDELLTELAALDDPKIRAVNEKHGDDHGVNLSALRAVAKRVKTQHELAQQLWATGDTAARLLALLICRPKAFTVDELDAMVRETGTPKVHDWFVNYVVKKNPHAEELRGRWMTDPDPVVASAGWALTAERVVKNADGLDLSGLLDTIDAQMRDAPERLQWAMNTCLAQIGIEHPAHRARALDIGERLEVLKDYPTSPGCTSPYAPTWIGEMVRRRGE; encoded by the coding sequence GTGGCACAGACGACAACGGACGCTCCGACCGTCGACGAGCTGCTCACCGAACTCGCCGCGCTCGACGACCCGAAGATCCGCGCGGTGAACGAGAAACACGGCGACGACCACGGCGTGAACCTCAGCGCCCTGCGCGCTGTCGCCAAGCGGGTGAAGACCCAGCACGAGCTCGCGCAGCAACTCTGGGCCACCGGCGACACCGCCGCCCGGCTGCTCGCGCTGCTGATCTGCCGCCCCAAGGCGTTCACCGTCGACGAGCTCGATGCGATGGTCCGCGAGACCGGCACCCCGAAGGTGCACGACTGGTTCGTCAACTACGTCGTGAAGAAGAACCCGCACGCCGAGGAGCTGCGCGGCCGGTGGATGACCGATCCCGATCCGGTCGTCGCGAGCGCGGGATGGGCGCTCACCGCCGAGCGCGTCGTCAAGAACGCCGACGGACTCGACCTGTCCGGCCTGCTCGACACCATCGACGCCCAGATGCGCGACGCCCCCGAACGTCTGCAGTGGGCGATGAACACGTGCCTGGCGCAGATCGGCATCGAACACCCCGCCCACCGGGCCCGCGCGCTCGACATCGGCGAACGCCTCGAGGTGCTGAAGGACTATCCGACGTCCCCGGGCTGCACCTCGCCGTACGCGCCGACCTGGATCGGTGAGATGGTGCGCCGCCGGGGCGAGTGA
- a CDS encoding phosphoketolase family protein, with amino-acid sequence MSLRTPQTSSDATSEPGPAIDPDFADLDAWWRAANYLSVGQIYLMDNPLLREPLRPEHIKPRLLGHWGTTPGLNFVYAHLNRAITTRDLDMIYVMGPGHGGPGPVAAAWLEGTYSEVYPAVSRDEDGMRRLFRQFSFPGGIPSHVAPETPGSIHEGGELGYSLAHAYGAAFDNPDLIVAAVVGDGEAETGPLAASWHSTKFVDPRRDGAVLPILHLNGFKIANPTVLARIGEDELISLLRGYGHEPIVVAGDDPADMHRRFAGALDAALDRISEIQQTARTSGNATRPAWPMIVLRSPKGWTGPVEVDGAPVEGTWRAHQVPIGDPRGNDEHLRALEEWLQSYRPKELFDDDGAPAAALRDLAPRGTRRMSANPHANGGAVLRDLILPDFRDYAVDVPEPATATGEATRILGTFLRDVMRSNATNFRVFAPDENNSNRLDAVLDATDRTWNARIDPGDDRVAPDGRVMEILSEHTCQGWLEGYLLTGRHGLFSSYEAFAHLVDSMVNQHAKWLLTTNRIRWRRPVPSLNYLLTSHVWRQDHNGFSHQDPGFIDHVVNKKPEVVRVYLPPDANTLLSVADHCLRTRQYINVIVAGKQPAVQFLDIDDAMTHCRKGIGIWQWASTDRDAEPDVVLACAGDIPTMETLAAVDILHRRFPDLRIRVVNVVDLMRLQDDRAHPHGLPDAHFDALFTTDKPVVFAYHGYPWLIHRLVYRRTNHENFHVHGYIEEGTTTTPFDMCVLNRIDRYHLALDVLDRVERIRPIAGHAREELENILAEHTRYVRTHGEDMPVITDWHWQGVGTD; translated from the coding sequence ATGTCACTCCGCACACCGCAGACCAGTTCCGACGCCACCTCCGAGCCGGGGCCCGCGATCGATCCGGACTTCGCAGACCTCGACGCGTGGTGGCGGGCCGCGAACTATCTGTCCGTCGGGCAGATCTACCTCATGGACAACCCGCTGCTGCGCGAACCGCTGCGGCCCGAACACATCAAACCGCGGCTGCTCGGACACTGGGGCACCACACCGGGATTGAACTTCGTCTACGCACACCTCAACCGCGCCATCACCACCCGCGACCTGGACATGATATACGTCATGGGTCCCGGTCACGGCGGTCCCGGACCGGTCGCCGCAGCGTGGCTCGAAGGCACCTACAGCGAGGTCTATCCGGCCGTCTCCCGCGACGAGGACGGCATGCGGCGCCTGTTCCGCCAGTTCTCGTTCCCCGGCGGCATTCCCAGCCACGTCGCCCCCGAGACCCCCGGGTCGATCCACGAGGGCGGTGAACTGGGCTATTCCCTCGCACACGCCTACGGTGCTGCCTTCGACAATCCCGACCTGATCGTCGCCGCGGTCGTCGGTGACGGCGAAGCCGAAACGGGGCCGCTGGCCGCGAGCTGGCACTCGACGAAATTCGTCGACCCGCGCCGCGACGGCGCAGTGCTGCCGATCCTGCACCTCAACGGCTTCAAGATCGCCAACCCGACGGTGCTCGCCCGCATCGGCGAGGACGAACTGATCTCGCTGCTGCGCGGCTACGGGCACGAACCGATCGTCGTCGCCGGCGACGATCCCGCCGACATGCATCGGCGCTTCGCCGGCGCCCTCGACGCGGCGCTCGACCGGATCTCCGAGATCCAGCAGACCGCCCGCACCTCGGGAAACGCGACCCGCCCGGCCTGGCCGATGATCGTGCTGCGCTCCCCGAAGGGGTGGACCGGCCCGGTCGAGGTCGACGGCGCGCCGGTCGAGGGCACCTGGCGCGCGCACCAGGTGCCGATCGGCGATCCGCGCGGGAACGACGAGCACCTCCGCGCTCTCGAGGAGTGGCTGCAGAGCTATCGGCCGAAGGAGTTGTTCGACGACGACGGTGCCCCTGCTGCGGCACTGCGCGACCTCGCGCCACGTGGCACCCGGCGGATGAGCGCGAACCCCCACGCCAACGGGGGAGCGGTACTGCGCGATCTGATCCTGCCCGACTTCCGCGACTATGCCGTCGACGTTCCCGAACCGGCCACCGCCACCGGCGAAGCCACCCGCATCCTCGGCACCTTCCTGCGCGATGTCATGCGGAGCAACGCCACGAACTTCCGGGTGTTCGCGCCCGACGAGAACAACTCCAACCGCCTCGACGCGGTCCTCGACGCCACCGACCGCACCTGGAACGCGCGCATCGACCCGGGTGACGACCGGGTCGCCCCCGACGGACGAGTCATGGAGATCCTGTCCGAACACACCTGCCAGGGCTGGCTCGAGGGCTACCTGCTCACCGGCCGGCACGGATTGTTCTCCAGCTACGAGGCTTTCGCACACCTGGTCGACTCGATGGTCAACCAGCACGCCAAATGGCTGCTCACCACGAACCGGATCCGCTGGCGCCGCCCCGTCCCGTCGCTGAACTACCTGCTCACCTCACACGTGTGGCGGCAGGACCACAACGGGTTCTCGCACCAGGACCCCGGATTCATCGACCACGTCGTCAACAAGAAACCCGAGGTCGTGCGCGTCTACCTGCCGCCGGACGCCAACACCCTGCTCTCGGTGGCCGATCACTGCCTGCGCACCCGCCAGTACATCAACGTGATCGTCGCCGGGAAGCAACCCGCCGTGCAATTCCTCGACATCGACGACGCGATGACCCACTGCCGCAAGGGCATCGGCATCTGGCAGTGGGCCTCGACCGACCGCGACGCCGAACCGGATGTGGTGCTCGCCTGCGCCGGCGACATCCCCACGATGGAAACCCTCGCGGCCGTCGACATCCTGCACCGCCGCTTCCCCGACCTGCGGATCCGGGTGGTCAACGTTGTCGACCTCATGCGGCTGCAGGACGACCGGGCGCACCCGCACGGGTTGCCTGATGCGCACTTCGACGCGTTGTTCACCACCGACAAGCCGGTGGTCTTCGCCTACCACGGTTATCCGTGGCTGATCCACCGTCTCGTCTACCGGCGCACCAACCACGAGAACTTCCACGTGCACGGCTACATCGAGGAGGGCACGACCACCACACCCTTCGACATGTGCGTGCTCAACCGTATCGACCGCTACCACCTCGCGCTCGACGTCCTCGACCGCGTCGAGCGGATCCGGCCCATCGCCGGGCACGCCCGCGAGGAACTCGAGAACATCCTCGCCGAGCACACCCGCTACGTGCGCACCCACGGCGAGGACATGCCGGTGATCACCGACTGGCACTGGCAGGGCGTCGGAACCGACTGA